A window of Ruania suaedae contains these coding sequences:
- a CDS encoding calcium/sodium antiporter, with product MTVTSLLLLAGGFVLLVAGGEALVRGAGSLARTLGMSPLLVGLTVVSFATSTPELAVSAQAALGGAPGLAVGNVVGSNIANVLLILGASALVAPLVVRSQLVRADIPVMISLAVLALLLALDGTVTRIDGLLLVGLLMIYLVALVTISRRAGSAVPVADEPEKAGRWPALRATRARSLVTDLVLVAAGVAMLVGGAQLLVGGAREIASGLGVSDLVIGLTVVAIGTSLPELATSVIAVVRGEREMAVGNIVGSNIFNIGAVLGLTAVLAPEGVQVGGAALNFDLPVMIAAMLVLLPIAFTRQSITRWEGGLLVALYLAYVTYLVLASAEHDALGPFSTAMLWFVLPITALWLIVLASYEIGLLRGRRERSPGS from the coding sequence ATGACTGTGACGAGCCTGTTGCTGCTCGCCGGCGGCTTCGTCCTGCTGGTCGCCGGCGGGGAGGCGCTCGTGCGTGGCGCCGGTTCGCTCGCACGCACGCTGGGGATGTCCCCGCTGCTGGTGGGGCTGACCGTGGTCTCCTTCGCCACCTCCACCCCCGAGCTCGCCGTGAGTGCCCAGGCCGCGCTCGGCGGCGCCCCCGGCCTGGCGGTCGGCAATGTGGTGGGCAGCAACATCGCCAACGTGCTGCTGATCCTCGGGGCCTCGGCGCTGGTGGCGCCGCTGGTGGTGCGCTCGCAGCTGGTGCGCGCCGACATCCCGGTGATGATCTCCCTGGCGGTCCTGGCGCTCCTGCTCGCCCTGGACGGCACCGTCACCCGCATCGACGGGCTGCTGCTGGTGGGTCTGCTCATGATCTACCTGGTCGCCCTGGTGACGATCTCGCGCCGGGCCGGCAGCGCCGTACCGGTGGCAGACGAGCCGGAGAAGGCCGGCCGATGGCCCGCGCTGCGCGCCACCCGGGCACGGTCGCTGGTCACCGACCTCGTGCTCGTCGCGGCCGGCGTGGCGATGCTCGTGGGCGGGGCGCAGCTGCTCGTGGGAGGCGCACGCGAGATCGCCTCCGGCCTCGGCGTCAGCGACCTCGTCATCGGCCTGACGGTGGTGGCGATCGGCACGTCCCTGCCGGAGCTGGCCACCAGTGTGATCGCCGTGGTCCGCGGGGAGCGGGAGATGGCGGTGGGCAACATCGTCGGCAGCAACATCTTCAACATCGGCGCCGTCCTGGGCCTGACCGCGGTGCTGGCCCCCGAGGGTGTGCAGGTGGGCGGGGCGGCCCTGAACTTCGACCTGCCGGTGATGATCGCCGCGATGCTGGTGCTGCTGCCGATCGCGTTCACCCGGCAGTCGATCACCCGGTGGGAGGGCGGGCTGCTGGTCGCCCTCTATCTCGCCTACGTGACCTACCTCGTCCTCGCCTCGGCCGAGCACGACGCCCTCGGGCCGTTCAGCACGGCGATGCTGTGGTTCGTGCTCCCGATCACCGCGCTCTGGCTGATCGTGCTCGCCTCCTACGAGATCGGGCTGCTCCGGGGCCGGCGGGAACGCAGTCCGGGGTCCTAG
- a CDS encoding ABC transporter permease translates to MSQNTNQAPTSTSVGTAAGSDIDGPGARRSGARALRTIWGNRKARAGLIILGVFLVVAALAPLLAPYAPTDNSFERNADASAAHWLGTTAAGEDVLSQLIYGSRISVLVGFGAGGLATVIAVLVGLSWGYVSGWIGEVINFIVNLFLVIPGLPLMIVIATYLSDGGISVIIAVIAITGWAWGARVLRSQTTSLRSRDFVTAARFSGERPGRIVFREILPNMTSIIAGGFFGSATAAILAEAGLEFLGLGDSTLVTWGTMLYWAQNSNALLVGQWALLFAPGLCISLFATSLTLINFGVDGISNPRLREGSTGR, encoded by the coding sequence ATGAGCCAGAACACCAATCAGGCACCCACCTCGACCTCCGTGGGCACCGCTGCCGGTAGCGACATCGACGGCCCCGGGGCTCGCCGCTCCGGCGCCCGCGCCCTGCGCACCATCTGGGGCAACCGCAAGGCCCGTGCCGGCCTGATCATCCTCGGCGTCTTCCTCGTCGTGGCGGCGCTGGCCCCGCTGCTGGCGCCCTACGCGCCCACCGACAACAGCTTCGAGCGCAACGCCGATGCCTCGGCTGCCCACTGGCTGGGGACCACGGCCGCCGGGGAGGACGTGCTCAGCCAGCTGATCTACGGCAGCCGGATCAGTGTGCTGGTCGGTTTCGGAGCCGGCGGCCTGGCCACCGTCATCGCCGTGCTGGTCGGCCTGAGCTGGGGGTACGTGAGCGGATGGATCGGTGAGGTCATCAACTTCATCGTCAACCTGTTCCTGGTCATCCCCGGGCTGCCGCTGATGATCGTGATCGCCACCTACCTCAGCGACGGCGGCATCTCGGTGATCATCGCCGTCATCGCCATCACCGGCTGGGCCTGGGGTGCGCGGGTGCTGCGCAGCCAGACGACGTCCCTGCGCTCGCGCGACTTCGTCACCGCGGCGCGGTTCTCGGGTGAGAGGCCGGGGCGGATCGTGTTCCGGGAGATCCTGCCGAACATGACCTCGATCATCGCCGGTGGCTTCTTCGGCTCGGCCACCGCGGCGATCCTGGCCGAAGCCGGCCTGGAGTTCCTCGGGCTGGGCGACAGCACCCTGGTGACCTGGGGGACGATGCTCTACTGGGCGCAGAACTCCAACGCCCTGCTCGTGGGGCAGTGGGCACTGCTGTTCGCTCCCGGGCTGTGCATCTCCCTGTTCGCCACCTCGCTGACCCTCATCAACTTCGGAGTCGACGGAATCAGCAACCCCCGGTTGCGCGAAGGGAGCACGGGACGATGA
- a CDS encoding sulfatase family protein, translated as MPRRPNILMVLTDDHASHAVGAYGSVVNTTPQIDRIAASGWVMEHAYCTNSICTPSRASILTGIYSHVNGVTTLSTHLDNTLPTFVSRLQEEGYRTAVFGKWHLGEGEDHQPRHFDDWEVLRDQGEYVDPLFLTPEGEHRRTGYATDVITDLALEWLDRRQAEDPDAPWCLLVHHKAPHRSWIPDEKHAGMYTDPIPVPETFTDDYATRGVAAHRAAMRVADHLTRDDLKQDPPEGLTYEQTALWKYQRYMEDYLACVASVDDNVGRLIDRLTEHGLFEDTFLTYASDQGFFLGDHGWYDKRFMYDESIRMPMLFSYPAALPAGKRSERFITNVDLARTFLEAAGVEPDPGMQGTSFFTDLREELPPPPDQAFYYRYWENDDGIHHALAHYGIRTERYKLIYFYNDGLGLPGTRAAVFAPEWELYDLERDPDELHNRVLDPEYAQVLAALKERLAREQAKVGDEPYVVTHDGAGLPLPRNRPPQPVR; from the coding sequence ATGCCCCGACGCCCGAACATCCTCATGGTGCTCACCGATGACCACGCCTCGCACGCCGTCGGAGCCTACGGCTCGGTGGTCAACACCACCCCCCAGATCGACCGCATCGCCGCCAGCGGCTGGGTGATGGAGCACGCGTACTGCACCAACTCCATCTGCACCCCGAGCCGGGCCTCGATCCTCACCGGCATCTACAGCCACGTCAACGGCGTGACCACGCTGTCCACGCACCTGGACAACACCCTGCCGACCTTCGTCTCCCGGCTGCAGGAGGAGGGCTATCGGACGGCGGTGTTCGGCAAGTGGCACCTGGGCGAGGGCGAGGACCACCAGCCGCGCCACTTCGACGACTGGGAGGTGCTGCGGGACCAGGGCGAATACGTCGATCCGCTGTTCCTGACCCCCGAGGGTGAGCACCGGCGCACGGGGTACGCCACCGACGTCATCACCGATCTCGCGCTGGAGTGGCTGGATCGCCGGCAGGCCGAGGACCCGGACGCGCCGTGGTGCCTGCTGGTGCACCACAAGGCCCCGCACCGCTCCTGGATCCCGGACGAGAAGCATGCCGGCATGTACACCGATCCGATCCCGGTACCGGAGACCTTCACCGACGACTACGCCACCCGCGGTGTGGCCGCGCACCGGGCCGCGATGCGGGTGGCCGACCACCTCACCCGCGACGACCTCAAGCAGGACCCGCCCGAGGGCCTGACCTATGAGCAGACCGCGCTGTGGAAGTACCAGCGCTACATGGAGGACTACCTGGCCTGCGTGGCCTCGGTGGACGACAACGTCGGCCGGCTGATCGACCGGCTCACCGAGCACGGACTGTTCGAGGACACCTTCCTCACCTACGCCTCCGACCAGGGCTTCTTCCTGGGAGACCACGGCTGGTACGACAAGCGGTTCATGTACGACGAGTCGATCCGGATGCCGATGCTGTTCAGCTACCCGGCGGCGCTGCCGGCCGGCAAGCGCAGCGAGCGGTTCATCACCAACGTGGACCTGGCGCGGACGTTCCTGGAGGCGGCCGGGGTGGAGCCGGACCCGGGGATGCAGGGCACCAGCTTCTTCACTGATCTGCGCGAGGAGCTGCCGCCCCCGCCGGACCAGGCGTTCTACTACCGCTACTGGGAGAACGACGACGGCATCCACCACGCCCTGGCCCATTACGGCATCCGCACCGAGCGCTACAAGCTCATCTACTTCTACAACGACGGCCTCGGCCTGCCGGGGACTCGGGCCGCGGTGTTCGCCCCCGAGTGGGAGCTCTACGATCTCGAGCGCGATCCGGACGAGCTGCACAACCGGGTGCTCGACCCCGAGTACGCGCAGGTGCTCGCCGCGCTGAAGGAGCGGCTGGCCCGCGAGCAGGCCAAGGTGGGCGACGAGCCCTACGTCGTGACCCACGACGGCGCAGGCTTGCCCCTGCCCCGCAACCGGCCTCCGCAGCCGGTCCGGTAG
- a CDS encoding ABC transporter ATP-binding protein — MNEEQPIIAVENLSVVYEPIGAPTTHAVREVSFTVDRGEFVGLVGESGSGKSTLGFALTKLIKHPARISAGRILVDGRDIAPLSEEELRAQRRGGFAMVLQSGMNALNPVRTIRNHFADIFAAHGHVPPAQRLARARELVQKVELDETVLDRYPGELSGGMRQRVTIALALSLEPQIMVFDEPTTALDVLVQHAVMETIRELQASEGFTAVLISHDLGTVLESTSRVLVMHEGEIVENAPSAQILHRAEHEYTQMLLSHYADPRAEKVTLPGLEDSAVGHGAPEQATGSRGTGGPGSSRAGGPETRLVVENVSKTYPPPRRGASAVEAVRDVSFTLEPGASLALVGQSGSGKSTIAKMLTGVERPSEGTITFGDVSVGGLRRRGLRRLHSDVQMVFQDPYAALNPLHTVEYTLTRPVVNFTGRDKREARRRVLELLDTVGLTPVEEFAAKLPHQLSGGQRQRVVIARALASDPRVIIADEPVSMLDVSLRAGVLSLVRDLRTEWGVSLLYITHDLLSARMVTDDIIVLNAGRIVERGPTAQVMRHPEDEYTIKLLDSIPNPARVHPAA, encoded by the coding sequence ATGAACGAGGAACAGCCCATCATCGCCGTCGAGAACCTCTCGGTCGTCTACGAACCGATCGGCGCCCCCACCACCCACGCCGTGCGCGAGGTCTCCTTCACCGTCGACCGCGGCGAGTTCGTGGGCCTGGTCGGGGAGTCCGGATCGGGCAAGTCCACACTCGGCTTCGCCCTGACCAAGCTGATCAAGCACCCGGCCCGCATCAGTGCCGGGCGGATCCTGGTGGACGGCCGGGACATCGCGCCACTGTCGGAGGAGGAGCTGCGGGCACAGCGCCGCGGCGGTTTCGCGATGGTGCTGCAGTCGGGCATGAACGCTCTGAACCCGGTGCGCACCATCCGCAACCACTTCGCCGACATCTTCGCCGCGCACGGCCACGTGCCACCGGCCCAGCGGCTCGCCCGCGCCCGGGAGCTGGTGCAGAAGGTCGAGCTCGACGAGACCGTGCTCGACCGCTACCCCGGAGAGCTCTCCGGCGGGATGCGTCAGCGCGTGACCATCGCCCTCGCCCTCTCGCTGGAGCCGCAGATCATGGTCTTCGACGAGCCCACCACCGCGCTCGACGTGCTCGTCCAGCACGCGGTGATGGAGACGATCCGGGAGCTGCAGGCCTCCGAGGGGTTCACCGCGGTGCTGATCAGCCACGACCTCGGCACCGTGCTGGAGTCCACCTCCCGGGTGCTGGTGATGCACGAGGGCGAGATCGTCGAGAACGCCCCCAGCGCGCAGATCCTGCACCGCGCCGAGCACGAGTACACGCAGATGCTGCTCAGCCACTACGCCGACCCACGGGCAGAGAAGGTGACCCTCCCCGGACTGGAGGACTCCGCCGTCGGCCATGGTGCTCCCGAGCAGGCCACGGGCTCCCGCGGTACCGGCGGCCCGGGCTCGAGCCGCGCGGGCGGGCCGGAGACCCGGCTCGTCGTGGAGAACGTGAGCAAGACCTATCCCCCGCCGCGCCGCGGCGCCTCGGCGGTGGAGGCCGTGCGGGACGTCTCCTTCACGCTCGAGCCCGGTGCCTCGCTGGCGCTCGTGGGCCAGAGCGGGAGCGGGAAGTCCACCATCGCGAAGATGCTCACCGGGGTGGAGCGCCCGAGCGAGGGCACCATCACCTTCGGCGACGTCTCGGTCGGCGGCCTGCGCCGTCGGGGGCTCCGGCGGCTGCACTCGGACGTGCAGATGGTCTTCCAGGACCCCTACGCCGCCCTGAACCCGCTGCACACGGTCGAGTACACGCTCACCCGGCCGGTGGTGAACTTCACCGGCCGGGACAAGCGGGAGGCACGCCGTCGGGTGCTGGAGCTGCTGGACACGGTCGGGCTGACGCCGGTGGAGGAGTTCGCGGCCAAGCTGCCGCACCAGCTCTCCGGCGGGCAGCGCCAGCGGGTGGTGATCGCCCGGGCGCTGGCCAGTGACCCACGGGTGATCATCGCCGACGAGCCGGTCTCGATGCTCGACGTCTCGCTGCGGGCCGGTGTGCTCTCCCTCGTGCGTGACCTGCGGACCGAGTGGGGCGTCTCGCTGCTCTACATCACCCACGACCTGCTCAGTGCGCGCATGGTCACCGACGACATCATCGTGCTCAACGCGGGCCGGATCGTCGAGCGTGGCCCGACGGCGCAGGTGATGCGCCACCCGGAGGACGAGTACACGATCAAGCTGCTCGACTCCATCCCGAACCCGGCGCGGGTCCACCCCGCCGCATGA
- a CDS encoding ABC transporter permease, translating into MTYALRKLGLFLLTLWAAVTLNFALPRMMPGSPADAAIARLAQNGPVNEATRAAVEAQLGIPDGNLLEQYIAYLGQVLRLDFGVSYTFYPEPVSGLVAGALPYTLVLVGAVTVLAFVVGTLLGVLAAWRRGSWADALPTVSGSFMNTFPYFWTALLLLFFLGYVFNLFPTSGAYSPTGTPSLSLAFVGDALYHAALPAVTMFLTSLGGWIIGMRNAMITTLGEDYVTFAEANGLRGRTVALRYAARNAILPNLTGFGLALGGVVGGSILVEQVFGYPGIGFLLFNAVIGQDYPLMQALFLMITVSVLVANLIVDLLYGALDPRTRR; encoded by the coding sequence ATGACCTATGCACTGCGCAAGCTCGGCCTGTTCCTGCTGACCCTGTGGGCCGCCGTCACGCTGAACTTCGCCCTCCCCCGGATGATGCCCGGCTCCCCGGCCGATGCGGCGATCGCCCGGCTCGCGCAGAACGGGCCGGTGAACGAGGCCACCAGGGCCGCCGTGGAGGCCCAGCTCGGCATCCCCGACGGCAACCTGCTCGAGCAGTACATCGCCTACCTCGGGCAGGTGCTGCGGCTGGACTTCGGCGTCTCCTACACCTTCTACCCCGAGCCGGTCTCCGGCCTGGTGGCCGGCGCCCTGCCCTACACGCTGGTCCTGGTCGGAGCCGTGACCGTGCTGGCCTTCGTGGTCGGCACCCTGCTCGGGGTACTGGCCGCCTGGCGGCGGGGCAGCTGGGCGGACGCCCTGCCCACGGTCTCGGGCAGCTTCATGAACACCTTCCCCTATTTCTGGACGGCGTTGCTGCTGCTGTTCTTCCTGGGGTATGTGTTCAACCTCTTCCCGACGTCGGGGGCCTACTCCCCCACCGGCACGCCGAGCCTGAGCCTGGCGTTCGTGGGCGATGCGCTCTACCACGCGGCCCTGCCCGCCGTCACGATGTTCCTCACCTCCCTGGGCGGGTGGATCATCGGGATGCGCAACGCGATGATCACCACCCTGGGTGAGGACTACGTGACGTTCGCCGAGGCGAACGGGCTGCGCGGCCGCACGGTGGCGCTGCGCTACGCCGCCCGCAACGCGATCCTGCCGAACTTGACCGGGTTCGGGCTCGCGCTCGGAGGCGTGGTCGGCGGCTCGATCCTGGTCGAGCAGGTCTTCGGCTATCCGGGTATCGGATTCCTGCTGTTCAACGCCGTGATCGGCCAGGACTACCCGCTCATGCAAGCACTCTTCCTCATGATCACCGTGAGCGTGCTGGTCGCGAATCTCATCGTGGACCTGCTCTACGGCGCTCTCGACCCAAGGACGCGACGATGA
- a CDS encoding multidrug effflux MFS transporter — protein MTSPVPARERLGVGFVLLLAALTAIGPLTIDLYLAAFPEIVTELGTTQARVQLTMTATLAGLAAGQLVIGSLSDSYGRRRPLLISLGIYVLASLAIIGAQSIELLTVLRVVQGFTGAAGMVLALAVVRDRFGGMGIGTVISRLMLVVGVAPILAPTIGAQILLFGSWRTMFAVLAGFGAMLFVIAFVFLKESLPRERRRSAGIGAALGSYRSLLTDWSFIGAVLMGAFFMGAMFTYVSSSTFVFQEGYGLSASEFGYIFGAGALAVTIGSQVNGALVRRIRPEKIVSVAIAVGWVLALALFVVALVTASGSGFWPLVLLLVPTLGTVGFVLPSVPAIVLEHNGHRAGSAAALNGAMGFTMGALISPVSGLFGGTAPAMAGVMFGVITVSAILLIAMRRQWRRTEQGLDLTRTAQETDRPVRPAAEQEPSTDAVRR, from the coding sequence ATGACCTCCCCTGTCCCAGCCCGCGAACGCCTCGGGGTCGGCTTCGTCCTGTTGCTGGCCGCGCTCACCGCGATCGGCCCGCTGACGATCGACCTGTACCTCGCCGCCTTCCCCGAGATCGTCACCGAGCTGGGGACCACGCAGGCACGGGTCCAGCTGACGATGACGGCGACCCTCGCCGGTCTCGCCGCGGGCCAGCTGGTCATCGGCTCGCTCTCGGACTCCTACGGACGGCGCCGCCCGCTGCTGATCTCCCTGGGCATCTACGTGCTCGCCTCGCTCGCGATCATCGGCGCTCAGAGCATCGAGCTGCTGACCGTGCTGCGGGTGGTGCAGGGGTTCACGGGCGCCGCCGGGATGGTCCTCGCCCTCGCCGTGGTGCGCGACCGCTTCGGCGGGATGGGTATCGGTACCGTCATCTCCCGGCTGATGCTGGTGGTCGGCGTGGCCCCGATCCTCGCCCCGACGATCGGCGCGCAGATCCTGCTGTTCGGCAGCTGGCGCACGATGTTCGCCGTGCTCGCCGGGTTCGGCGCGATGCTGTTCGTCATCGCCTTCGTGTTCCTCAAGGAGTCGCTCCCGCGCGAGCGCCGCCGCAGCGCCGGTATCGGCGCGGCCCTCGGCTCCTATCGTTCCCTGCTCACCGACTGGTCATTCATCGGCGCGGTGCTCATGGGGGCGTTCTTCATGGGCGCGATGTTCACCTACGTCTCCTCCTCGACTTTCGTCTTCCAGGAGGGCTACGGGCTCAGCGCCAGCGAGTTCGGCTACATCTTCGGCGCCGGGGCGCTCGCGGTGACCATCGGTTCCCAGGTCAACGGCGCCCTGGTGCGCCGCATCCGCCCGGAGAAGATCGTCTCGGTCGCGATCGCCGTCGGGTGGGTGCTCGCCCTCGCCCTGTTCGTGGTGGCGCTGGTGACCGCCTCCGGCTCGGGGTTCTGGCCGCTCGTGCTGCTGCTCGTGCCGACGCTGGGGACGGTCGGCTTCGTGCTGCCCTCGGTCCCGGCCATCGTGCTCGAGCACAACGGCCACCGCGCCGGGTCCGCGGCGGCCCTCAACGGTGCGATGGGCTTCACCATGGGAGCCCTGATCTCCCCGGTGAGTGGACTCTTCGGCGGTACCGCCCCCGCGATGGCTGGGGTCATGTTCGGGGTCATCACGGTCTCGGCGATCCTGCTGATTGCGATGCGGCGCCAGTGGCGGCGCACCGAGCAGGGTCTGGACCTGACCCGGACGGCGCAGGAGACCGACCGGCCCGTGCGGCCGGCCGCGGAGCAGGAGCCGAGCACGGACGCCGTCCGCCGCTGA
- a CDS encoding glycoside hydrolase family 1 protein — translation MRHFPDGFLWGAATAGHQIEGNNINSNWWVHEHEEGTQIVEPSGDAADSYHRYAEDIRLAAELGLNSYRFSIEWSRIEPERGYVSRAELAHYRRMIDTCLEHGIEPVVTLMHFTVPRWFERDGFWRADDAPELFARYTETVLSILADVRYVCTINEPNIAAMLAGGEDARNLVAHGLPNPDLHVADQLFASHHRSREVLASAGHLRSGWTVATQAFHPLAAEGSAEKLHEYGYPRDFWYLEQSAGDDFVGVQAYTRTFIGPDGPVPVREDVETTLTGWEFFPPATELGIRSARELAGEIPILVTENGIATADDERRVAYTQGALEGVHAAIADGIDVRGYLHWSLLDNYEWASGFRPTFGLISWDPETFARTPKPSAHWLGQVARANAL, via the coding sequence GTGCGGCACTTCCCTGACGGCTTCCTCTGGGGCGCGGCCACGGCCGGCCACCAGATCGAGGGCAACAACATCAACTCCAACTGGTGGGTGCACGAGCACGAGGAGGGCACCCAGATCGTCGAACCGAGCGGGGACGCCGCCGACAGCTACCACCGCTATGCCGAGGACATCCGCCTCGCCGCCGAGCTCGGGCTGAACTCCTACCGTTTCAGCATCGAGTGGTCGCGGATCGAGCCCGAGCGCGGGTACGTCTCGCGCGCCGAGCTGGCCCACTACCGGCGAATGATCGACACCTGTCTCGAGCACGGGATCGAGCCGGTGGTGACGCTGATGCACTTCACGGTGCCGCGGTGGTTCGAGCGGGACGGGTTCTGGCGGGCCGACGACGCCCCGGAGCTGTTCGCCCGCTACACCGAGACGGTGCTGAGCATCCTCGCCGACGTGCGTTACGTCTGCACGATCAACGAGCCCAACATCGCCGCGATGCTGGCCGGTGGGGAGGACGCCCGCAACCTGGTGGCGCACGGGCTGCCGAACCCGGATCTGCACGTGGCCGACCAGCTGTTCGCCTCCCACCATCGCAGCCGGGAGGTGCTGGCCTCGGCCGGGCACCTGCGCTCCGGCTGGACCGTGGCCACCCAGGCCTTCCACCCGCTGGCGGCCGAGGGCAGCGCCGAGAAGCTGCACGAGTACGGCTACCCCCGCGACTTCTGGTACCTGGAGCAGTCCGCCGGTGACGACTTCGTCGGCGTGCAGGCCTACACCCGCACCTTCATCGGACCCGACGGTCCGGTACCGGTGCGCGAGGACGTGGAGACCACGCTCACCGGCTGGGAGTTCTTCCCCCCGGCCACCGAGCTGGGAATCCGCAGCGCCCGCGAGCTGGCCGGTGAAATCCCGATCCTGGTGACCGAGAACGGCATCGCCACCGCCGACGACGAGCGCCGGGTGGCCTACACCCAGGGCGCCCTGGAGGGCGTGCACGCCGCGATCGCGGACGGCATCGACGTGCGTGGCTACCTGCACTGGAGCCTGCTGGACAACTACGAGTGGGCCAGCGGCTTCCGGCCCACGTTCGGGCTGATCTCCTGGGATCCGGAGACGTTCGCGCGCACCCCGAAGCCGAGTGCGCACTGGCTCGGGCAGGTGGCCCGCGCCAACGCGCTGTAG